The proteins below come from a single Cylindrospermopsis raciborskii Cr2010 genomic window:
- a CDS encoding rhodanese-like domain-containing protein, translating to MTDQSFKEIRVQELQQRLIQDGSNLQLLDVREPQEIAIAQISGFVNLPLSEYNQWQGEISTRFDTSKETLVLCHHGSRSAQMCQWLLSQGFRDVSNIVGGIDAYSLLVDNSIPRY from the coding sequence ATGACTGATCAATCTTTTAAAGAAATTCGAGTTCAAGAACTACAACAACGTTTAATCCAGGATGGTTCAAATTTACAGTTACTAGACGTGCGAGAACCACAAGAGATTGCCATAGCACAAATTTCTGGTTTTGTCAATCTCCCCCTGAGTGAATATAATCAATGGCAAGGAGAAATTTCCACCCGTTTTGATACTTCTAAGGAAACCCTGGTATTATGCCACCATGGTTCAAGATCTGCTCAAATGTGCCAATGGCTTTTATCTCAGGGATTTAGAGACGTTAGTAATATTGTAGGTGGGATAGATGCCTATTCTCTCTTGGTCGATAACTCCATACCTCGATATTAA
- the hrcA gene encoding heat-inducible transcriptional repressor HrcA, producing MQVQLTNRQQHILWATVRHYIATAEPVGSKALIEEFDLGISSATIRSVMGVLEKSGLLYQPHTSAGRIPSDSGYRIYVNQLMKPSAALVKEVESTLQQRLPWDDWSLEALLQGAAQILATLSGCITLITMPQANTTQIRHLQLLQVETGKVMVIVVTDGYETHSKVVDLFPESGVNQLEAETIDRELQILSNFLNTSLRNYTLSDLANMNWSELDREFQSYGELLKKSLTELLKRASNPPNSQIMVRGVGEVLRQPEFSQVQQVQTIMHLLEEEQEQLWKLICDEPEIEETGQPKVTVRIGTENPLEPMRTCSLIFSSYRRGTVPVGRVGVLGPTRLDYENAIAVVAAAAAYLSEAFNYY from the coding sequence ATGCAAGTCCAGCTGACAAATCGACAACAACATATACTATGGGCAACGGTAAGACATTACATTGCCACGGCGGAGCCAGTTGGTTCAAAAGCTTTAATTGAAGAGTTTGACCTTGGTATTAGTTCTGCCACTATTCGTAGTGTGATGGGCGTTTTAGAGAAATCGGGTTTATTGTACCAACCCCATACTTCTGCGGGTAGGATTCCCTCGGATTCAGGTTATCGTATATATGTGAATCAGCTGATGAAACCGTCAGCAGCTTTAGTCAAGGAAGTGGAATCCACCTTACAGCAGCGACTACCTTGGGATGATTGGAGTTTAGAAGCCTTATTACAGGGTGCGGCACAGATTTTAGCGACTTTAAGTGGCTGTATTACCCTAATTACCATGCCACAAGCTAACACTACCCAAATCAGACACTTACAACTTTTACAAGTGGAAACGGGAAAAGTCATGGTGATTGTGGTCACTGATGGATATGAAACCCATTCCAAAGTGGTGGACTTGTTCCCAGAATCGGGTGTAAATCAACTGGAAGCAGAAACGATTGACAGAGAACTACAAATACTTTCTAACTTTTTAAATACCAGCTTGCGTAACTATACCTTATCAGATCTAGCCAATATGAATTGGAGTGAATTAGATCGGGAATTTCAAAGTTATGGAGAACTGTTGAAAAAGTCCTTGACAGAATTACTCAAGCGTGCATCCAATCCACCAAATAGCCAAATTATGGTGCGGGGTGTGGGAGAGGTATTAAGACAACCGGAATTTTCCCAGGTGCAGCAAGTACAAACAATAATGCATCTCCTAGAAGAAGAACAAGAACAACTATGGAAATTAATATGTGACGAACCGGAGATAGAAGAAACTGGTCAACCCAAGGTAACAGTGCGCATTGGCACAGAAAATCCCTTAGAACCTATGAGAACCTGCTCCCTAATTTTTTCTAGTTATCGTAGGGGTACAGTACCTGTTGGAAGGGTAGGAGTTTTGGGACCAACTAGGTTAGACTATGAAAATGCCATTGCAGTGGTAGCAGCAGCAGCAGCATATCTTTCGGAAGCATTTAACTACTATTGA